A single Dreissena polymorpha isolate Duluth1 chromosome 14, UMN_Dpol_1.0, whole genome shotgun sequence DNA region contains:
- the LOC127858825 gene encoding uncharacterized protein LOC127858825, giving the protein MCIGQHIHTATLLWKEPNRKMKFAVCLLVLLPMVYCASIEERFLFTGLHIDEVVEILGHYLGSDTSEAACEAACPSILSEIPGGSLAAPLLCSPACKEVMRRGK; this is encoded by the exons ATGTGTATTGGGCAACATATTCACACAGCAACTTTGCTTTGGAAGGAGCCTAATCGAAAG ATGAAATTCGCCGTGTGTCTGCTTGTTCTGTTGCCAATGGTCTACTGTGCCAGTATTGAGGAGAGGTTCCTTTTTACCGGGCTCCACA TTGATGAAGTTGTGGAAATTCTGGGCCACTACCTCGGCTCCGACACCAGCGAAGCTGCATGTGAGGCCGCCTGTCCAAGCATCCTCAGTGAAATTCCAGGCGGTAGTCTGGCCGCTCCACTGCTGTGTTCACCGGCATGCAAAGA GGTCATGAGACGCGGAAAATAA